Genomic segment of Alistipes sp. ZOR0009:
AACTACAACGTTATTGCAGCCAGCGTAAGAACTCAGGGCGAAGTACAACGGGAAGTTGCCCGATTAAAAGCAAAAGGCTTTACACCCCAAATCATCGACAATGGTTCAGGCAAGATTCGTATCAGCATAGGTGCATATCCCAACTCGCGCCAAGCAGCTACTGCCGCCCGAAATGCAAAATCGAAGTTAGGCGTTGATGCTTGGGTCTTAAATCCGTAAATATTAAAAACACAATAGAAAAAGGAGCCGGAATAAGTGGCTCCTTTTTTTTTCTACAATTCACTGTCGGAAATAAATAGGTTTGGAACAGAAAGATAGCGCTCTCCGGTGTCATAGTTGAAGGTCAAAACCCTTGAGCCTTTAGGCATTTCAGGTAGCTTTTGGTTAATGGCAGATAGCGAAGCTCCACTCGAAATCCCAACAAAAAGCCCCTCTTCTCTAGCAGCACGACGAGCAAATTCAAAAGCATCGCGCTCATCCACCTGAATAACACCATCAAGAAGGTTTACCTCTAAATTCTTTGGTATAAACCCAGCACCAATCCCTTGAATTGGATGAGGAGATGGCTGTCCACCGCTAATTACAGGCGATTTAACGGGTTCTACCGCAAAAACTTTTAGGTTCGGAAATTTTGCTTTCAAAACCTTTGCAACTCCAGAGATATGACCGCCAGTACCAACTCCGGTTATCAGGTAGTCTAAACCATCTGGAAAGTCTGCAATAATTTCCTGCGCAGTAGTCTGCTCATGGATTGCGTTATTGGCCGGATTCTCGAATTGCATAGGAATCCACACCTTCGGATTTTCAGACTGAATTTCGGTTGCCTTTTCAATTGCCCCCTTCATCCCCTTTTCCCTTGGAGTAAGTACCAATTCGGCTCCATAAGCCTTCATAATTGCACGACGCTCTACCGACATAGACTCCGGCATAACCAGCACAACCCTATAGCCCAAAGCTGCACCAACCATCGCCAAACCAACTCCAGTGTTACCAGAGGTTGGCTCAACAATCACAGAGTCGGACGTAAGAACTCCTCTCGCTTCTGCATCCCTAATCATCGA
This window contains:
- the cysK gene encoding cysteine synthase A, producing MRVNSVVDVIGNTPHLKIGKLFTEDVEVWVKLERQNPGGSVKDRIALSMIRDAEARGVLTSDSVIVEPTSGNTGVGLAMVGAALGYRVVLVMPESMSVERRAIMKAYGAELVLTPREKGMKGAIEKATEIQSENPKVWIPMQFENPANNAIHEQTTAQEIIADFPDGLDYLITGVGTGGHISGVAKVLKAKFPNLKVFAVEPVKSPVISGGQPSPHPIQGIGAGFIPKNLEVNLLDGVIQVDERDAFEFARRAAREEGLFVGISSGASLSAINQKLPEMPKGSRVLTFNYDTGERYLSVPNLFISDSEL